The Flavobacteriales bacterium genome contains the following window.
GGAAGACCTCGGCCAATGGATCCGCAAGCACGCTGAGGCGATCTACGACACCCGGGCGGGTTTGCCCAACGGCCACTTCTTTGGACCAACAACGCTTTCACAAGACAGCACCACGCTCTACCTCTTCCTCGCGAACGGTATGCAGGGCAGTGTGGAGATCAAAGGGCTGGTGAACAGGATGATCTCCGCCGAGGTGGTTGGAACGAATACACAGCTCAAGCACCGCGTCGTGGGCAAGATCAGCTGGAGCAAGGTGCCTGGGCTGGTCTTCATCGATGTGCCGAAGGAAGCCGCCGACGAGTGGATGACTGTGCTGAAGGTGAAGCTGGAAGGGCCGGTGAAGTTGTACCGAGGGGAGGGAGGGTATTGAGGGCACTAGGGTACACGCGCAAAGAGCACCATGCCCACCTCAGCGGTCGTACACGTCGCTGCGGTGCCCGATCTTGCGGATATCCACGATGCGAAGAACGTCCTCGATCGCGTACAAAATGCGATAGTCGCCAGCCCGGACACGCCACATGTCCTCGTCAGAGCCCTTGAGCTTCAGGCATCCGGGAGGACGAGGATCGACTTCCAACTCTTCCAGCTTACGAGATACTCTCTTCAGATCACTTCCAGTGAGACGGTCAAGCTCCTTTTCAGCCGACTTGGCGAAGACCAGCTTGTACTTCACAGCCGACCCTCCTTTTTCAGTCGTGCTTTGATCACGGTCCAAGGCACGCGCTTCTCGTCCTTTCGGCTTTCGGCGATCATTAGATCAAAGACATCCTGCACCCATTCGCGGTCATCCTTAACCGCCTTCAGGTCGATCTGCATGTACCGACGCTTCTTGGTCTTGTCTTCAATGATGCTAACGCCTTTCATGCCACCAAAACTAAGCGGAATGCGAGCCTCTCGATTTGGATCCGATGGAGCCTTTAAAATGCTCTACTCAGATAGGTCACTTTGACAACTACTGGCAAGCGCTCGCCGAATTGATCGACTCCAGGAAGCCGCAGAGTCAAGCCACTGGAATTCCGCGCGAGCTTGACCTTGCGACCCCTATTCAGTGAAGAGACTTGCTCACCATGCTTCCATGGTGGAAATGGCACTGTTATCGTCCCGGGGCCTATCACCTTGGGGTCAAGGAATAGGTAGTCTGTCCGACGTTCGCCTTCTCGCATTGAAGTGGTTTGGCCAATCACCCCGGACAACCCGCTATTCGCCACACCCCGCGTCCCATACACCGCCTCCCCGTTCACCTTCAGCCACTCGCCCACTTCCTTCAAGCGCACATACGCCGTTGAGTCCAATTGCCCATCCGGTCCCGGTGCTGCGTTCAGCAGCAGACTTCCACCGCGCGACACCACGCTCACCAGCGTGCGAATGATCTCGTCGGTGCTCTTGTACTGCTCGTTCGGCACCCAGCTCCAGCTGGTGCCCATGGGCATGCAGGTTTCCCACGGTACGCCAAGGTCTGCATCGGGCACATGGCCTTCGGGCGTCACATAGTTCTCGTATTCGCCGCCCACGGTGCGATCCACCACGAGCAGGCCGGGCTGGTGCTTCCGCGCCATCGTTGCGATGCGCGCCATATCGATGTCCTGCTCGACGGTGATGGCCTTCTGCCAGCTCACGCTCGTGTCGATGCTGCTGAGCGGACGCACCCAACCACCATCGAGCCAGAGGATGTCCACCGTGCCGTAGCCGGTCATCAGCTCCTCGACCTGCGCATACGTGTGGTCCTTGAAATTCTGCCAACGCTCCGGGTGCTTCGTTGGCAGGTAGTTCACGCTGCGGTCCTTCGGCGGGAAGTACGGCCACCAGTAATCGGGGCTGTGCCAGTCGGGCTTGCTGAAGTAGGCACCGGTCCATAAACCCTCAGCGCGGAACGCATCGAAGATGTGTTTGGTCACGTTCGCACGCGCATTAGCGTGGAAGGGCGTCTTTGGGGAAGTGATGCGATAGTCCGTGGTTTTCGTTTCGAACATGCAGAAGCCGTCGTGGTGCTTGGTAGTGAAGACCACGTACTTCATGCCAGCCTCCTTCGCGGCGCGCGCCCACTTGGTCGGATCGAACTTCACGGGGTCGAACGTGGACTGCAGTGCTTCGTAGTTGCGCACGTATTCGGCGTAGGTCTTGCCGTGCGACGAGTCGCGGCGGCACCAACCTTCATCCTCGGGGCAGATGCTCCAGCTCTCCACTACGCCCCACTGGCTGTAAGGCCCCCAGTGCATGAGCAAGCCGAACTTCAGGCCCTTCCACTGATCGAGCTTGGCGGCCACAGCGGGGTCGGTGGGCGCGACGTAAGGAGCCTGGGCGATCAGATGATCAGACAATGGGAAGATCAGAAGATGGAATACCAGGCACGTGGTCAGTCGGGCGGCGTTCATCTTCTGATCGGCTTGCTTTCACGGTAAAGGTGTGGAAAGAAGGACACCGCGCAACCCGCAGCGATGTTCGCGCCGGTCCACATTTACCCGCCCTTGTCCCCGCACCCCATGAACCAGCAGCGCTCTCTTGTGCCGATCCTCATCCTAGGTCTGCTCTATTTCATCTTCGGCTTCGTTACGTGGATGAACGGACCGCTGATCCCGTTCCTGCGGATCGCATGCGAGCTGAGCGACTTCCAGGCTTCGTTCGCCCCGTTCGCTTTCTATGTGAGCTACTTCGTTATGGCGCTTCCCTCATCGGTGGTGCTGCAACGCACCGGCATGAAGAGCGGCATGAGCCTCGGCCTGGTGGTGATGGCCATCGGGGCGTTCCTGTTCATTCCGGCGGCCAACACACGTTCGGCCGCTCTGTTCATGTTCGCGCTCTTCACCATCGGCACGGGCCTCGCTTTGTTGCAGACGGCCATCAACCCGTACGTAACGGTGGTGGGCCCCTTGGAGAGCGCCGCGAAGCGCATCAGTATCATGGGCATCTGCAACAAGGTGGGCGGCATTATTGCGCCGCTTGTGCTCGGCGCGCTCATCCTGGTGAATGCCGATGAACTGAAATCCGAGCTGGCCAACCTGCAAGGAGCCGAGCGTGCTGCACTGCTGGATGCGCGTGCTGCATTGGTCGTAACGCCTTACATCGTGCTGGCCGTTGCACTTCTGGCTGCTGCGTTGTTCATCCGTTTCTCGCCACTGCCCGAACTGGAGGAGAGCAACGATGCGAGCGCCCAAGGCGGATCGGTCTTCAAGCACCCGCAGCTCGTTCTGGGCGTTGTCGCACTCTTCGTGTACGTGTGGGCCGAGGTTCTGGCTGGCGATAGCATACCCGTGTACGCCGAGCGGCTCGGCACGCCGCTGGACACCGCCAAGATCCTCACGAGCATGACGTTGGTGGCCATGCTGGTGGGCTACCTCATCGGCATCGCGCTCATCCCGAAGTACGTGAGCCAGGCGAAGGCATTGATGTTCTCCGCACTGGTGGGCATGCTGCTTTCGGTGGGCATCATCATGGTGGACCCCGCGAGCACGGCCACCGCGTTCGTCTTCAACGAGAAGCTCGATTTCCAAGTTGTGCAGCTACCTGTATCCGTGATCCTTGTTGCGTTGCTGGGCTTGGCCAACGCGCTGATGTGGCCTGCTATCTGGCCATTGGCCGTGGAGGGCATCGGCAAGGCACTGAAAACGGGCAGCGCACTGCTCATCATGGCCATCCTTGGCGGCGCTGTTGCCATGCCGGTATGGTCGGGCATGTCGGCGGACAAGTCCGTGGAGGCATCGCAGAACGCGTACGCACTGCTGCTCGTGTTCTACCTGTTCATCGGCTGGTATGCGATGAACGGCCACCGCAAGCGCGCGTGGTGAGCTAGGGTTTCACGAACTTCACGATGGCGCGCTCACTGCCGAGGCGCACAATGGCCACGTAGGCGCCGGGCTTCAGATCGCGGAGCGGCACCACGTGTTCACCGTTGGGCGAAGGCACGGAAGCGTTGAACACGGATCGACCGGTCGCATCCACCAGCAGCGTTTGCAGCTCGCCGCCACCGTCCATGCCGCCGATGTGCAAGCCCGTTCCGGCATCGAACCATGTGCGCAGAGCTAGGCCTTGCTCCGCGATGCCCGACGCATCGATGGCCTGCGGCGTGCGGCAGAACGTGTAGCTGTTGATGAGGCTGATGGCGGGTGCCAGGCTGTCGGTGCGCCAGCCGCGCAGGGTGATGCATACATCGGTGCCGTCATCGTCCACCAGCACCTCGCCGAACTGCCCGAAGGCCTCCGTGGGGTTGGGGAAGCTGCCGCCCTGGTTGAACATGCCGCCCTTGTACGAGCCGCCCCGGTTGAGCCCGGCAGCTTGCAGGATGGGATAGCGGTACGAACTGCTCTGCCCCGTGCTGAAATCGGCGTTGGCCCCATCGTCGATGGCCAGCATGTGTGCGTCGCCACTGAGGATGAAGAGGTCGTCGATGGCGTTGTCGCGCAACCAGTTGCCCAGCTGCTCGCGCTCCTGCGGCGCACTGCCCCAGTTCTCCGGATAGCCGATGCTGTTCCAACTGAGCGTGGTGGCCCAGCAGGCCACCAGCCCGCTGTCGCGCGCCAGGAGCAGCTGCTCGCGCAGCCACGCGTGCTGCATGCTGTCCATCATGTGCGTGCTGTCCTTGGTGGCGTGCATGTCGGTGAGGATGAAGCGCACGCGGCCGATGGTGAAGGCCTGGTACACCGCCGTGTCGTGCGCCAACTTGTAGTGGGGCACGTGCTCGCGGTAGGCACGGGCGGCGCTCGGCTTGCCCACGGAGTGCGTGTTGGAGGCATTGCCGCTGAAGTCATGGTCGTCCCACACGTGCGCAAGGGGCGTCATGTGCAGAAAGTCGATCATGGGGTGCTTGGTGTACACCTCGTTCACGTACGCGTCGCGGTGCACGTTCACATCGGTGCTGGTCGGCTCGGCATAGTGCAGATCGCCCAGGCTTAGGAAGAAGAGCGGCTGCAGCCACTGCATGCTCTGCCACACGGGGTGGGCACCACTCCCGTTGCACGACCCCGTGGTGAAGCTGAACGAATACGGTCCTGCTTCCGGGGTGCGGAAATCGCCGATGTTCGGTGCGCTGGTATCGGTGGTGCCGCTCACCTCGAAGCGGTACTTGTAGTGCGTGCCGGGCTGCAGACCGTGCATACGGAAGGGCACCACCAGGTCGCGCGATGTGTCGGCTGTCATGTACGGCGACCACAGCGGCGAACCCCAGAACGGGTCATCGTCCAACAACAGGCGCACGCTGTCGTTGGGGCCGCTCAATTGCGCATGCACGCGGATGCGATCGTGCGCCAGCGCGCCGCTCCAGTGGTGCAGCACGCTGTCCTGCGCGCACAGGGCATCACCGATGAAGAGCAGCAGGG
Protein-coding sequences here:
- a CDS encoding type II toxin-antitoxin system RelE/ParE family toxin, with the translated sequence MKYKLVFAKSAEKELDRLTGSDLKRVSRKLEELEVDPRPPGCLKLKGSDEDMWRVRAGDYRILYAIEDVLRIVDIRKIGHRSDVYDR
- a CDS encoding alkaline phosphatase D family protein, which translates into the protein MRWLLPLLLFIGDALCAQDSVLHHWSGALAHDRIRVHAQLSGPNDSVRLLLDDDPFWGSPLWSPYMTADTSRDLVVPFRMHGLQPGTHYKYRFEVSGTTDTSAPNIGDFRTPEAGPYSFSFTTGSCNGSGAHPVWQSMQWLQPLFFLSLGDLHYAEPTSTDVNVHRDAYVNEVYTKHPMIDFLHMTPLAHVWDDHDFSGNASNTHSVGKPSAARAYREHVPHYKLAHDTAVYQAFTIGRVRFILTDMHATKDSTHMMDSMQHAWLREQLLLARDSGLVACWATTLSWNSIGYPENWGSAPQEREQLGNWLRDNAIDDLFILSGDAHMLAIDDGANADFSTGQSSSYRYPILQAAGLNRGGSYKGGMFNQGGSFPNPTEAFGQFGEVLVDDDGTDVCITLRGWRTDSLAPAISLINSYTFCRTPQAIDASGIAEQGLALRTWFDAGTGLHIGGMDGGGELQTLLVDATGRSVFNASVPSPNGEHVVPLRDLKPGAYVAIVRLGSERAIVKFVKP
- a CDS encoding sugar MFS transporter, with the translated sequence MNQQRSLVPILILGLLYFIFGFVTWMNGPLIPFLRIACELSDFQASFAPFAFYVSYFVMALPSSVVLQRTGMKSGMSLGLVVMAIGAFLFIPAANTRSAALFMFALFTIGTGLALLQTAINPYVTVVGPLESAAKRISIMGICNKVGGIIAPLVLGALILVNADELKSELANLQGAERAALLDARAALVVTPYIVLAVALLAAALFIRFSPLPELEESNDASAQGGSVFKHPQLVLGVVALFVYVWAEVLAGDSIPVYAERLGTPLDTAKILTSMTLVAMLVGYLIGIALIPKYVSQAKALMFSALVGMLLSVGIIMVDPASTATAFVFNEKLDFQVVQLPVSVILVALLGLANALMWPAIWPLAVEGIGKALKTGSALLIMAILGGAVAMPVWSGMSADKSVEASQNAYALLLVFYLFIGWYAMNGHRKRAW
- a CDS encoding alpha-L-fucosidase, with the protein product MNAARLTTCLVFHLLIFPLSDHLIAQAPYVAPTDPAVAAKLDQWKGLKFGLLMHWGPYSQWGVVESWSICPEDEGWCRRDSSHGKTYAEYVRNYEALQSTFDPVKFDPTKWARAAKEAGMKYVVFTTKHHDGFCMFETKTTDYRITSPKTPFHANARANVTKHIFDAFRAEGLWTGAYFSKPDWHSPDYWWPYFPPKDRSVNYLPTKHPERWQNFKDHTYAQVEELMTGYGTVDILWLDGGWVRPLSSIDTSVSWQKAITVEQDIDMARIATMARKHQPGLLVVDRTVGGEYENYVTPEGHVPDADLGVPWETCMPMGTSWSWVPNEQYKSTDEIIRTLVSVVSRGGSLLLNAAPGPDGQLDSTAYVRLKEVGEWLKVNGEAVYGTRGVANSGLSGVIGQTTSMREGERRTDYLFLDPKVIGPGTITVPFPPWKHGEQVSSLNRGRKVKLARNSSGLTLRLPGVDQFGERLPVVVKVTYLSRAF